The Rhododendron vialii isolate Sample 1 chromosome 5a, ASM3025357v1 genome contains a region encoding:
- the LOC131325986 gene encoding non-functional NADPH-dependent codeinone reductase 2-like, whose protein sequence is MVSIPEIQIPLSVLGSTPNASTHCSSIPLLGYGTASWPFGESEEIRKGSILTAIKLGYRHFDTASVYQSEQGLGEAISRALELGLIESRGELFVTSKLWCSDVHPHRVLPALQDTLQKLGLEYLDLYLIHFPVSMKPAGGYVVPFNQSDLLPMDFKSVWEAMEECHKLGLTKNIGVSNFSVKKLQQLLLTAKIPPAVNQVEISPLWQQKKLRKFCEDKGIHVTAYSPLGAKGTLWGTDQVMECEILKEIARAKGKTLAQVCLRWVYEQGVSVLVKSFNEERMRENLNIFGWKLSSEECQKIDQIPQRKAYPGLEFVSDAGPFKSVEELWDEEI, encoded by the exons ATGGTGAGCATACCTGAGATTCAGATACCACTGTCAGTACTGGGTTCAACGCCCAATGCTAGTACTCACTGTTCTAGTATTCCTCTCCTGGGCTATGGAACAGCTTCGTGGCCTTTCGGGGAATCAGAAGAAATAAGGAAGGGATCCATTCTAACGGCTATCAAGCTCGGGTACCGCCATTTCGACACCGCTTCGGTGTACCAGTCCGAGCAGGGCCTCGGTGAAGCGATCTCACGAGCTCTCGAACTCGGACTGATCGAATCTCGCGGCGAGTTGTTCGTCACGTCCAAGCTCTGGTGCTCCGACGTGCACCCCCACCGCGTCCTCCCCGCGCTTCAGGATACGCTGCA GAAACTTGGGTTGGAGTATTTGGATCTGTATCTAATTCACTTTCCAGTAAGCATGAAGCCAGCGGGAGGCTATGTGGTGCCTTTCAACCAGAGTGATCTTCTTCCCATGGATTTCAAGTCTGTTTGGGAAGCCATGGAAGAATGTCATAAACTAGGACTCACTAAGAATATTGGAGTGAGCAATTTCTCTGTCAAGAAGCTTCAACAGTTGCTTCTAACGGCAAAGATCCCTCCAGCTGTTAATCAa GTGGAGATAAGCCCACTTTGGCAGcaaaagaagctgaggaagttCTGTGAGGACAAGGGCATCCATGTCACTGCATACTCACCTTTAGGTGCTAAAGGAACTCTATGGGGAACCGACCAAGTCATGGAGTGTGAGATACTCAAAGAAATTGCTAGGGCCAAGGGGAAGACTCTTGCTCAG GTTTGCTTGAGATGGGTTTACGAGCAGGGAGTGAGCGTACTGGTAAAGAGCTTCAACGAGGAGAGGATGAGAGAAAATCTCAACATATTTGGTTGGAAGCTAAGTTCAGAAGAGTGTCAAAAGATTGATCAAATTCCACAACGGAAGGCGTATCCTGGACTCGAGTTCGTATCCGATGCTGGCCCTTTCAAATCTGTTGAGGAGCTCTGGGATGAAGAAATTTGA
- the LOC131325985 gene encoding malate dehydrogenase, chloroplastic, with translation MEATSATTFSIGSTASFGPKMSLNPQSKAWGVRFNPQNSLKSFSGLKTATGSSLLGKALKQNQTPGKTFRPQASYKVAILGAAGGIGQPLALLIKMSPLVSALHLYDIANVKGVAADLSHCNTPSQTLDFTGASELGSCLKGVDVVVIPAGVPRKPGMTRDDLFNINANIVKNLVEAVADNCPDAFIHIISNPVNSTVPIAAEVLKKKGVYDPKKLFGVTTLDVVRANTFVAQKKNLRIIDVDVPVIGGHAGITILPLLSKTKPSVSFTDEEIQQLTVRIQNAGTEVVEAKAGAGSATLSMAYAAARFVESSLRALDGDSDVYECCFVESEITDLPFFASRVKLGKKGVEAVISSDLQGLSEFEQKALEALKPELKASIDKGIEFANKQTVAA, from the coding sequence ATGGAAGCTACATCAGCGACAACCTTTTCAATTGGCTCAACCGCATCCTTTGGCCCCAAAATGAGCCTCAATCCGCAATCGAAGGCCTGGGGTGTGAGGTTCAATCCCCAGAACAGTCTTAAGAGTTTCTCTGGCCTCAAGACGGCAACAGGGTCATCATTGTTGGGGAAGGCCCTGAAACAAAATCAGACACCGGGGAAAACCTTTCGACCCCAGGCTTCTTACAAAGTAGCAATTCTTGGAGCAGCTGGTGGGATTGGTCAACCACTAGCGCTTTTGATCAAGATGTCCCCATTGGTTTCAGCACTCCACCTTTACGATATAGCAAATGTCAAGGGAGTCGCTGCTGACCTCAGCCACTGCAACACTCCCTCCCAAACATTGGACTTCACTGGAGCTTCTGAACTGGGCAGTTGTCTAAAAGGCGTTGATGTTGTTGTTATCCCAGCAGGAGTTCCAAGAAAACCGGGTATGACTCGCGACGACCTATTCAACATAAATGCCAACATAGTGAAGAACTTGGTTGAGGCTGTAGCGGATAACTGTCCGGATGCCTTCATCCACATTATAAGCAACCCAGTTAACTCAACAGTTCCCATTGCGGCGGAGGTTTTGAAGAAGAAGGGGGTGTATGATCCGAAAAAGCTCTTTGGTGTCACGACTCTTGATGTGGTTAGGGCAAACACATTTGTTGCCCAGAAGAAGAACTTGAGGATTATTGACGTTGACGTCCCGGTGATTGGAGGACATGCAGGGATTACTATTTTGCCTCTGCTGTCAAAAACGAAACCTTCGGTTAGTTTTACGGATGAGGAAATTCAACAGCTAACCGTCAGGATTCAAAATGCGGGGACTGAGGTTGTGGAGGCGAAGGCTGGGGCGGGGTCTGCGACCCTGTCAATGGCTTATGCAGCGGCGAGATTCGTCGAATCGTCTCTCCGTGCTCTTGACGGAGATAGCGATGTCTATGAGTGTTGTTTTGTAGAGTCTGAAATCACTGATCTTCCATTCTTTGCATCGAGGGTGAAGCTTGGGAAGAAAGGAGTTGAGGCAGTCATTTCTTCTGACCTCCAGGGATTGAGTGAGTTTGAGCAGAAGGCTCTGGAAGCCCTCAAGCCGGAACTGAAGGCTAGTATTGATAAGGGCATTGAATTTGCCAACAAGCAGACGGTGGCTGCATGA
- the LOC131325979 gene encoding protein root UVB sensitive 5 isoform X1, giving the protein MACTVRFSSPTFAFESSKKLMKRPKFRHHRNQIHCSSPPSAEPSRGNRKDSENARGQAEPNVIIMERYANGTSKRYIFDKVQVSIFSEEKGVETNGFQGSHLAIVELSWLPGIVRDFILPAGFPGSVSDEYLEYMLLQFPTNVTAWICHALVTSSLLKAVGVGFSGTTAAASAAAIRWVTKDGIGAVGRLFIGGRFGNLFDDDPKQWRMYADFIGSAGSIFDLTTQLYPVYFLPLASLGNLTKAVARGLKDPSFRVIQNHFAISGNLGEVAAKEEVWEVSAQLLGLGLGILLLDAPGLSTSYPVLVVTWMTMRLLHLWLRYQSLSVLQFNSINLKRARMLVELHVKHSSVPGCADCNRRENILSWERFLKPRIIFGVCLKEMLGEDISVSKVKMLLKLFEKEKYVLVVNKQNKIDFEVFVTFKVGATSQAVLRSVWQTYWLHLNYKSDADCYDQIGQSLAELEDRFQNFMEKLKVGGWDTQKISLKVPKEHSIEEIGAV; this is encoded by the exons ATGGCGTGTACCGTTCGATTCAGCTCCCCAACATTTGCATTCGAATCCTCCAAGAAGCTGATGAAAAGACCGAAATTCCGGCATCATCGTAATCAGATTCACTGCTCTTCTCCCCCTTCCGCTGAGCCATCCCGGGGAAACCGTAAAGATTCTGAAAATGCGAG AGGGCAGGCAGAACCAAATGTGATTATAATGGAAAGATACGCAAATGGCACTTCGAAAAG GTACATATTTGACAAAGTGCAAGTAAGCATTTTTTCCGAGGAAAAAGGGGTTGAAACTAATGGGTTCCAAGGTTCACATCTTGCCATTGTGGAATTGTCTTGGTTGCCAGGTATTGTCAGAGATTTTATTCTACCGGCAGGTTTCCCAG GATCAGTGTCAGATGAGTACTTGGAATACATGTTGTTACAGTTCCCTACCAATGTTACTGCATGGATTTGTCATGCTTTGGTGACTTCAAGTCTCTTAAAG GCTGTTGGGGTAGGCTTCTCTGGAACTACTGcagctgcttctgctgctgcgATTAG ATGGGTAACCAAGGATGGCATCGGTGCTGTTGGGCGGTTATTCATCG GTGGCCGGTTTGGAAATCTATTTGATGATGATCCTAAACAGTGGCGCATGTATGCAGACTTCATTGGCAGTGCAGGAAG TATCTTTGATCTTACTACACAGTTATACCCTGTGTATTTTCTACCCCTGGCATCTCTTGGGAATCTTACCAAG GCTGTCGCAAGGGGACTAAAAGATCCTTCATTTCGTGTGATTCAAAACCATTTTGCAATCTCAGGAAATCTGGGAGAAGTAGCAGCTAAG GAGGAAGTTTGGGAAGTTTCTGCGCAGTTGCTTGGCCTTGGTCTCGGCATCTTGCTTTTG GATGCACCTGGTCTTTCAACCTCTTATCCAGTGTTAGTGGTGACATGGATGACCATGCGGCTTCTGCACCTTTGGTTACGTTATCAATCTCTTTCAGTTCTTCAATTTAACAGT ATAAATCTCAAGCGTGCTCGAATGCTGGTAGAATTGCATGTTAAACACTCTTCTGTCCCAG GATGTGCTGATTGCAACAGACGGGAAAATATCTTATCATGGGAAAGATTTTTAAAACCACGAATCATCTTTGGAGTTTGCTTGAAAGAGATGCTTGGTGAGGATATATCTGTTTCCAAG GTGAAGATGCTTCTGAAATTATTTGAGAAGGAGAAATATGTCCTCGTTGTGAACAAACAGAACAAGATAGATTTTGAGGTGTTTGTGACCTTCAAG GTTGGAGCCACAAGTCAAGCGGTTTTGCGAAGCGTGTGGCAGACATATTGGCTCCATCTGAATTACAAGAGTGATGCTGATTGCTATGATCAGATTGGGCAAAGCTTAGCGGAATTGGAAGATAGGTTTCAGAATTTCATGGAAAAGTTGAAAGTAGGTGGATGGGATACACAGAAAATAAGCCTGAAGGTCCCCAAGGAACATTCCATTGAAGAAATTGGTGCTGTTTGA
- the LOC131325979 gene encoding protein root UVB sensitive 5 isoform X2: MACTVRFSSPTFAFESSKKLMKRPKFRHHRNQIHCSSPPSAEPSRGNRKDSENARGQAEPNVIIMERYANGTSKRYIFDKVQVSIFSEEKGVETNGFQGSHLAIVELSWLPGIVRDFILPAGFPGSVSDEYLEYMLLQFPTNVTAWICHALVTSSLLKAVGVGFSGTTAAASAAAIRWVTKDGIGAVGRLFIGGRFGNLFDDDPKQWRMYADFIGSAGSIFDLTTQLYPVYFLPLASLGNLTKAVARGLKDPSFRVIQNHFAISGNLGEVAAKDAPGLSTSYPVLVVTWMTMRLLHLWLRYQSLSVLQFNSINLKRARMLVELHVKHSSVPGCADCNRRENILSWERFLKPRIIFGVCLKEMLGEDISVSKVKMLLKLFEKEKYVLVVNKQNKIDFEVFVTFKVGATSQAVLRSVWQTYWLHLNYKSDADCYDQIGQSLAELEDRFQNFMEKLKVGGWDTQKISLKVPKEHSIEEIGAV, translated from the exons ATGGCGTGTACCGTTCGATTCAGCTCCCCAACATTTGCATTCGAATCCTCCAAGAAGCTGATGAAAAGACCGAAATTCCGGCATCATCGTAATCAGATTCACTGCTCTTCTCCCCCTTCCGCTGAGCCATCCCGGGGAAACCGTAAAGATTCTGAAAATGCGAG AGGGCAGGCAGAACCAAATGTGATTATAATGGAAAGATACGCAAATGGCACTTCGAAAAG GTACATATTTGACAAAGTGCAAGTAAGCATTTTTTCCGAGGAAAAAGGGGTTGAAACTAATGGGTTCCAAGGTTCACATCTTGCCATTGTGGAATTGTCTTGGTTGCCAGGTATTGTCAGAGATTTTATTCTACCGGCAGGTTTCCCAG GATCAGTGTCAGATGAGTACTTGGAATACATGTTGTTACAGTTCCCTACCAATGTTACTGCATGGATTTGTCATGCTTTGGTGACTTCAAGTCTCTTAAAG GCTGTTGGGGTAGGCTTCTCTGGAACTACTGcagctgcttctgctgctgcgATTAG ATGGGTAACCAAGGATGGCATCGGTGCTGTTGGGCGGTTATTCATCG GTGGCCGGTTTGGAAATCTATTTGATGATGATCCTAAACAGTGGCGCATGTATGCAGACTTCATTGGCAGTGCAGGAAG TATCTTTGATCTTACTACACAGTTATACCCTGTGTATTTTCTACCCCTGGCATCTCTTGGGAATCTTACCAAG GCTGTCGCAAGGGGACTAAAAGATCCTTCATTTCGTGTGATTCAAAACCATTTTGCAATCTCAGGAAATCTGGGAGAAGTAGCAGCTAAG GATGCACCTGGTCTTTCAACCTCTTATCCAGTGTTAGTGGTGACATGGATGACCATGCGGCTTCTGCACCTTTGGTTACGTTATCAATCTCTTTCAGTTCTTCAATTTAACAGT ATAAATCTCAAGCGTGCTCGAATGCTGGTAGAATTGCATGTTAAACACTCTTCTGTCCCAG GATGTGCTGATTGCAACAGACGGGAAAATATCTTATCATGGGAAAGATTTTTAAAACCACGAATCATCTTTGGAGTTTGCTTGAAAGAGATGCTTGGTGAGGATATATCTGTTTCCAAG GTGAAGATGCTTCTGAAATTATTTGAGAAGGAGAAATATGTCCTCGTTGTGAACAAACAGAACAAGATAGATTTTGAGGTGTTTGTGACCTTCAAG GTTGGAGCCACAAGTCAAGCGGTTTTGCGAAGCGTGTGGCAGACATATTGGCTCCATCTGAATTACAAGAGTGATGCTGATTGCTATGATCAGATTGGGCAAAGCTTAGCGGAATTGGAAGATAGGTTTCAGAATTTCATGGAAAAGTTGAAAGTAGGTGGATGGGATACACAGAAAATAAGCCTGAAGGTCCCCAAGGAACATTCCATTGAAGAAATTGGTGCTGTTTGA
- the LOC131325979 gene encoding protein root UVB sensitive 5 isoform X3, translating to MERYANGTSKRYIFDKVQVSIFSEEKGVETNGFQGSHLAIVELSWLPGIVRDFILPAGFPGSVSDEYLEYMLLQFPTNVTAWICHALVTSSLLKAVGVGFSGTTAAASAAAIRWVTKDGIGAVGRLFIGGRFGNLFDDDPKQWRMYADFIGSAGSIFDLTTQLYPVYFLPLASLGNLTKAVARGLKDPSFRVIQNHFAISGNLGEVAAKEEVWEVSAQLLGLGLGILLLDAPGLSTSYPVLVVTWMTMRLLHLWLRYQSLSVLQFNSINLKRARMLVELHVKHSSVPGCADCNRRENILSWERFLKPRIIFGVCLKEMLGEDISVSKVKMLLKLFEKEKYVLVVNKQNKIDFEVFVTFKVGATSQAVLRSVWQTYWLHLNYKSDADCYDQIGQSLAELEDRFQNFMEKLKVGGWDTQKISLKVPKEHSIEEIGAV from the exons ATGGAAAGATACGCAAATGGCACTTCGAAAAG GTACATATTTGACAAAGTGCAAGTAAGCATTTTTTCCGAGGAAAAAGGGGTTGAAACTAATGGGTTCCAAGGTTCACATCTTGCCATTGTGGAATTGTCTTGGTTGCCAGGTATTGTCAGAGATTTTATTCTACCGGCAGGTTTCCCAG GATCAGTGTCAGATGAGTACTTGGAATACATGTTGTTACAGTTCCCTACCAATGTTACTGCATGGATTTGTCATGCTTTGGTGACTTCAAGTCTCTTAAAG GCTGTTGGGGTAGGCTTCTCTGGAACTACTGcagctgcttctgctgctgcgATTAG ATGGGTAACCAAGGATGGCATCGGTGCTGTTGGGCGGTTATTCATCG GTGGCCGGTTTGGAAATCTATTTGATGATGATCCTAAACAGTGGCGCATGTATGCAGACTTCATTGGCAGTGCAGGAAG TATCTTTGATCTTACTACACAGTTATACCCTGTGTATTTTCTACCCCTGGCATCTCTTGGGAATCTTACCAAG GCTGTCGCAAGGGGACTAAAAGATCCTTCATTTCGTGTGATTCAAAACCATTTTGCAATCTCAGGAAATCTGGGAGAAGTAGCAGCTAAG GAGGAAGTTTGGGAAGTTTCTGCGCAGTTGCTTGGCCTTGGTCTCGGCATCTTGCTTTTG GATGCACCTGGTCTTTCAACCTCTTATCCAGTGTTAGTGGTGACATGGATGACCATGCGGCTTCTGCACCTTTGGTTACGTTATCAATCTCTTTCAGTTCTTCAATTTAACAGT ATAAATCTCAAGCGTGCTCGAATGCTGGTAGAATTGCATGTTAAACACTCTTCTGTCCCAG GATGTGCTGATTGCAACAGACGGGAAAATATCTTATCATGGGAAAGATTTTTAAAACCACGAATCATCTTTGGAGTTTGCTTGAAAGAGATGCTTGGTGAGGATATATCTGTTTCCAAG GTGAAGATGCTTCTGAAATTATTTGAGAAGGAGAAATATGTCCTCGTTGTGAACAAACAGAACAAGATAGATTTTGAGGTGTTTGTGACCTTCAAG GTTGGAGCCACAAGTCAAGCGGTTTTGCGAAGCGTGTGGCAGACATATTGGCTCCATCTGAATTACAAGAGTGATGCTGATTGCTATGATCAGATTGGGCAAAGCTTAGCGGAATTGGAAGATAGGTTTCAGAATTTCATGGAAAAGTTGAAAGTAGGTGGATGGGATACACAGAAAATAAGCCTGAAGGTCCCCAAGGAACATTCCATTGAAGAAATTGGTGCTGTTTGA